One Leptolyngbya ohadii IS1 genomic window carries:
- a CDS encoding MFS transporter produces the protein MSSKISKADIRASLRASTLDGIFATLFSSITGGVLISNFLIELEATPFQIGMLASMPMLANLLQPLGAYCADRTNSRKRYSLWVYGISRLLWLPLAIVIIASSQFTDRLQPMIFATLVVMLVTHIMDAIGSASWLSWLATLVPRQLRGRYFGFRNSAFSLTGLVALPLLGLMVSRWAGGSIQGFGIMMIVAVIAGGISLVFQSRMTDIDPQVNWASATGHAEKAIISDRSAKPGDQEHSAISQTAESNCASASDTSQVQQIPNSTAYYGLFLVYFALWGFGISLSSPFFNLYLLDNLSLDLSWVTVYNGLGAGANLLMLLQWGRLADRIGNRSILLLDGLLVAVTPLFWLGTGADTRSLWLWFPLLHLLGGGTGAAIDLCINNLQFAIVPVQHQTKYFATTAAIGGIAGAMGALTGGWLAQSTDAGNITGVFALSSILRLGALLPLVWLQEPQRRSIREMLQQGFN, from the coding sequence TTGAACTTGAAGCAACGCCCTTTCAAATTGGAATGCTGGCTTCTATGCCGATGCTGGCAAATCTTTTGCAGCCTTTGGGTGCTTACTGCGCTGATCGTACAAATAGCCGAAAACGCTACAGCCTCTGGGTCTACGGAATTTCCCGTCTGCTATGGCTGCCGCTGGCGATCGTCATCATTGCTTCTAGCCAGTTTACCGATCGGCTCCAGCCCATGATTTTTGCCACCCTTGTCGTTATGCTCGTCACCCACATCATGGATGCGATCGGTAGTGCGTCCTGGCTGTCCTGGCTAGCAACACTGGTGCCGCGACAGCTCCGAGGGCGATATTTTGGCTTTCGCAACAGTGCTTTTAGCCTTACGGGTCTGGTTGCCCTGCCGCTGCTGGGTCTGATGGTCTCCCGCTGGGCGGGCGGCAGTATTCAGGGATTTGGCATCATGATGATCGTAGCGGTTATTGCAGGGGGAATCAGTCTCGTCTTTCAGTCTCGCATGACCGATATTGATCCGCAGGTCAATTGGGCGAGCGCAACGGGTCATGCTGAAAAGGCGATTATCTCCGATCGTTCTGCAAAACCTGGTGATCAGGAGCATTCAGCAATTTCTCAGACCGCAGAATCGAATTGTGCCTCCGCCTCGGATACATCTCAAGTTCAGCAAATTCCGAATTCAACCGCTTACTATGGGCTATTCCTGGTCTACTTTGCGCTTTGGGGATTTGGCATTAGCCTCAGCAGTCCCTTTTTCAACCTCTATTTACTTGATAATCTGTCCCTCGATCTGAGCTGGGTCACGGTTTATAACGGGTTGGGGGCAGGCGCAAATTTGCTCATGTTGCTACAGTGGGGCAGGTTGGCTGACCGGATAGGAAATCGGTCAATTCTGCTGCTGGATGGACTGCTGGTTGCTGTGACACCGTTGTTTTGGCTAGGGACGGGGGCTGATACACGTTCCCTCTGGCTGTGGTTTCCGCTGCTGCATTTACTGGGAGGTGGCACAGGGGCAGCGATCGATCTCTGTATTAACAACCTTCAGTTTGCGATCGTTCCGGTGCAGCATCAAACCAAATATTTTGCCACCACAGCGGCGATCGGGGGAATTGCAGGGGCAATGGGGGCTCTTACAGGTGGTTGGTTGGCACAGTCTACCGATGCAGGCAATATCACCGGAGTATTTGCCCTCTCCAGCATTTTACGGCTAGGGGCACTATTACCGCTGGTCTGGCTCCAGGAACCTCAGCGACGATCGATTCGAGAGATGTTGCAGCAAGGATTCAATTAG
- a CDS encoding SMP-30/gluconolactonase/LRE family protein encodes MINLFKQWSAVVATGCFSGAIALSTAALAQLPPIFADDPVVLVPDTAIAEFPVNTFLENIVVAANGTLFVTNHEAGKILSVSPDGVASDYATLDGKVSGLTIAPDGRLLVTGWTRSNIPMISQVSVDGNVETLATLPDAVFLNGITHLEGDRYLIADSYRGAVWEFQANDRSVQIWLEHPLLARRSPDSPIPATNGLKRFGNTLYVSNTDQMLLLTIPIENQGNAGEPKILLEGVNIDDFAFDVDGTLYAATHIYNSVIQITPDGKITTIAEAAQGVIGSTSIAFGRTERDRTSIYVVTNGGMFLPPSTGVVPAEIVRLDVGKEGLALD; translated from the coding sequence ATGATTAACCTTTTCAAACAATGGTCTGCGGTTGTGGCTACGGGCTGCTTCAGTGGTGCAATCGCGCTCTCTACTGCTGCTCTGGCGCAATTACCGCCCATCTTTGCCGACGATCCGGTCGTGTTAGTTCCTGATACTGCGATCGCTGAGTTTCCGGTCAACACCTTTCTTGAAAACATTGTAGTTGCTGCGAATGGAACGCTGTTTGTTACCAATCACGAAGCTGGTAAAATTCTTAGCGTTTCCCCTGACGGCGTCGCTTCAGACTATGCCACCCTGGATGGTAAGGTGTCAGGACTGACGATCGCTCCGGACGGCAGACTGCTGGTAACAGGCTGGACTCGTAGTAACATCCCTATGATTTCGCAGGTTTCAGTGGATGGCAATGTAGAAACGCTAGCGACCCTACCGGATGCGGTTTTCTTAAATGGAATTACCCATTTAGAGGGCGATCGCTATTTGATTGCTGATTCTTATCGGGGAGCAGTCTGGGAGTTCCAAGCAAACGATCGCAGCGTTCAAATCTGGCTAGAGCATCCCCTGCTGGCTCGACGCTCGCCCGATAGCCCAATTCCGGCGACGAATGGGTTGAAGCGGTTTGGCAACACGCTTTATGTTTCTAATACGGATCAGATGCTGCTGCTAACCATTCCGATTGAGAACCAGGGCAACGCAGGCGAACCCAAAATTTTGCTAGAAGGCGTTAACATTGATGACTTTGCCTTTGATGTAGATGGCACCCTCTACGCTGCAACGCACATTTACAATAGCGTTATCCAGATTACTCCTGATGGCAAAATTACGACCATTGCGGAGGCAGCACAGGGGGTCATAGGCAGCACTTCGATCGCCTTTGGACGAACAGAGCGCGATCGTACTTCAATTTATGTCGTCACCAATGGCGGTATGTTTCTGCCTCCATCAACGGGCGTTGTTCCAGCAGAAATTGTGCGCTTGGATGTCGGGAAGGAAGGATTAGCTCTCGATTAA
- a CDS encoding TetR/AcrR family transcriptional regulator, giving the protein MKPSRRASIGMEKRERTRSHLIESAYRVFARKETDAVTIDDIIAEAGVARGTFYNYFQTREEVLRAVAASLSDVMNQKIWAQYATIQDPAERMAIGLRQFLHQAMRDTTWGWVIVRIGLVAAPLSETIERGLLSDLEAGIRLERFRVDSLQAAVDLVLGTSLMAMRTILEGHTEPNYPEQITKLILKSLGVVDVEAEAIAFKALAPLPGE; this is encoded by the coding sequence ATGAAACCCTCTCGTCGAGCCTCTATTGGCATGGAAAAGCGGGAACGGACACGATCGCATTTGATTGAGTCCGCCTATCGAGTCTTTGCGCGTAAAGAAACGGATGCGGTCACGATTGACGACATCATTGCTGAGGCAGGCGTTGCCAGGGGAACCTTTTACAACTACTTCCAAACCCGCGAAGAGGTGCTGAGAGCCGTTGCTGCATCGTTGAGTGACGTTATGAATCAAAAGATTTGGGCACAGTACGCGACGATCCAAGATCCGGCTGAACGAATGGCGATCGGCTTGCGTCAATTTCTTCATCAAGCCATGCGAGATACCACCTGGGGATGGGTAATTGTTCGCATAGGATTAGTCGCAGCCCCATTAAGTGAGACGATCGAACGGGGTTTGCTGTCGGATCTAGAAGCCGGAATCCGGTTGGAACGTTTTCGTGTAGACAGTTTGCAAGCCGCAGTGGATTTGGTTTTAGGAACGTCACTAATGGCAATGCGAACCATTTTAGAAGGGCATACAGAACCGAACTATCCAGAGCAGATCACAAAGCTAATTCTGAAATCTTTAGGCGTAGTTGATGTTGAAGCGGAGGCGATCGCATTCAAAGCATTAGCCCCACTGCCAGGAGAATAG
- a CDS encoding glycosyltransferase has product MIRIAIIALGSQGDVQPYIALGKGLKAAGYDVCLLTHENFEGLVTSHGLAFYAMQGNVQELIETPEMRELTEKGNFITMTLRTAKETEQVAIGWAQTALVACQGMDLLIAGVGGLYLALAIAEKFSIPLLQAFVFPFTPTRAFPGVLFPQSIERWGGTVNWLSHQALRQIIWQGSRSGDAATRKRVLDLPLPSFWGPHRSPHLHHLPTLYGFSPAVIAKPSDWQNTYVTGYWFLDAASDWTPPPDLENFLQAGSPPVYIGFGSMGNRDPEETADLVLQALKKTGQRAILSAGWSGMQTENLPDTAFLVHSVPHAWLFPRVAAVVHHGGAGTTAAGLRAGVPTVIIPFFGDQGFWGKRVADLGVGTAPIPRKQLTVERLAQAIQTAVSDRTMRQRAASLGESIRSENGVANGVAIVQRLENFSVV; this is encoded by the coding sequence ATGATCCGTATCGCCATCATTGCTTTGGGGAGCCAGGGCGATGTTCAACCTTACATTGCCTTAGGGAAAGGGCTAAAAGCAGCAGGTTACGATGTTTGTTTGCTGACCCATGAGAACTTTGAGGGACTGGTTACTTCTCACGGACTCGCGTTCTATGCCATGCAGGGAAATGTGCAAGAACTGATTGAAACCCCGGAAATGCGCGAACTGACGGAGAAGGGAAACTTTATTACGATGACCCTTCGCACAGCAAAAGAAACTGAGCAGGTGGCAATTGGTTGGGCACAGACTGCCCTGGTGGCTTGTCAGGGGATGGATTTACTGATTGCAGGGGTGGGCGGACTGTATCTTGCTCTGGCGATCGCAGAGAAGTTCAGCATTCCTCTGCTGCAAGCCTTTGTGTTTCCCTTTACTCCCACCAGAGCCTTTCCGGGAGTGCTGTTTCCCCAGTCGATCGAGCGATGGGGCGGAACAGTCAATTGGCTTTCGCACCAGGCTCTCCGGCAAATCATCTGGCAAGGCTCTCGTTCAGGAGATGCAGCGACCCGTAAGCGAGTTCTCGACTTACCGCTCCCCTCATTTTGGGGTCCGCATCGGTCTCCCCATTTGCATCACCTACCGACACTCTACGGCTTCAGCCCTGCTGTAATTGCCAAACCATCGGACTGGCAGAACACCTATGTTACAGGCTACTGGTTTTTAGATGCCGCATCTGATTGGACGCCTCCGCCCGATCTGGAAAACTTCCTGCAAGCGGGTTCGCCCCCGGTATATATCGGCTTTGGCAGTATGGGCAATCGTGACCCCGAAGAAACCGCCGATCTGGTTTTGCAAGCCCTTAAGAAAACGGGACAACGAGCGATTCTGTCGGCGGGCTGGAGTGGAATGCAAACAGAAAACCTGCCAGATACCGCTTTTCTTGTCCATTCGGTTCCCCATGCGTGGCTATTTCCGCGAGTCGCAGCAGTTGTCCATCATGGAGGGGCAGGCACAACTGCCGCAGGGCTTCGGGCAGGCGTTCCAACAGTGATTATTCCCTTCTTTGGCGATCAGGGCTTTTGGGGAAAACGAGTGGCAGACCTGGGCGTAGGAACAGCCCCAATTCCCCGTAAACAGCTTACGGTCGAACGACTGGCGCAAGCGATTCAAACGGCGGTGAGCGATCGAACAATGCGTCAGCGTGCGGCGAGTTTAGGAGAAAGCATCAGATCTGAAAACGGGGTTGCGAATGGGGTAGCAATTGTCCAACGACTTGAGAATTTTAGTGTTGTTTGA
- the katG gene encoding catalase/peroxidase HPI, which yields MSSGSGCPFTGGGQKSQPRRMPTNREWWPNYLNLNILHQHTPQGNPMGESFNYAEEFKSLDLAALRADIYELMTTSQDWWPADYGHYGPLFIRMAWHSAGTYRIGDGRGGAGSGSQRFEPLNSWPDNANLDKARMLLWPVKKKYGKKISWADLMIFAGNCALESMGFKTIGFAGGRVDVWQPEEDIYWGSENAWLGNERYEGDRVLLNPLAAVQMGLIYVNPEGPDGEPDPVGSGRDIRETFGRMAMNDAETVALVAGGHTFGKCHGAGEATHVGAEPGGATVIDQGLGWKSSFNTGVGVDAITSGIEGAWTPTPTQWDNTYLETLFKYDWELTKSPAGAWQWKPKGDAGAGTVPDAHDPSKRHAPMMTTADMAMRMDPIYEPIARHYLEHPDEFAEAFAKAWFKLTHRDMGPRSRYLGAEVPGEEFLWQDPVPAVDHELVDEQDIAALKAKLLASGLSVSQLVSTAWASASTFRCSDMRGGANGARIRLAPQKDWEVNQPEQLATVLQTLEGIQQEFNSSQSGGKRVSIADLIVLGGCAAIEQAAKNAGYDVTVPFKPGRTDALQEQTDVESFAVLEPTADGFRNYTSGKHSESLEELLVDRAQLLSLSAPQMTVLLGGLRVLGANFKGYQHGVFTHHPETLTNDFFVNLLDLGTTWKATSEEEYEFEGSDRRTGELKWTATRVDLIFGSNSQLRALAEVYGSTDSQQKFVNDFVAAWDKVMNLDRYDLRVVQAKSASRGF from the coding sequence ATGAGCAGCGGAAGCGGATGCCCATTTACGGGTGGAGGTCAGAAATCTCAGCCTCGTCGTATGCCGACGAACCGAGAGTGGTGGCCCAATTATTTGAATCTGAACATTCTTCACCAGCACACCCCTCAGGGTAATCCAATGGGTGAGTCGTTCAACTATGCTGAGGAGTTCAAGAGTCTCGACCTCGCTGCCCTGAGAGCAGATATCTACGAGCTGATGACCACCTCCCAGGACTGGTGGCCCGCCGACTACGGGCACTATGGTCCGCTCTTCATCCGAATGGCTTGGCACAGCGCAGGCACCTATCGGATTGGTGACGGTCGTGGCGGCGCAGGATCGGGCAGCCAGCGGTTTGAACCCCTCAACAGTTGGCCGGACAATGCCAACCTCGACAAGGCGCGTATGCTGCTTTGGCCCGTCAAGAAGAAATACGGCAAGAAAATTTCGTGGGCAGACCTCATGATCTTTGCCGGCAACTGTGCGCTTGAGTCAATGGGCTTCAAGACGATCGGTTTTGCGGGCGGGCGCGTAGACGTTTGGCAACCAGAGGAAGACATCTACTGGGGATCTGAGAATGCTTGGCTTGGCAATGAGCGTTACGAAGGCGATCGCGTGCTGCTGAATCCCCTTGCCGCCGTTCAGATGGGTTTGATTTATGTGAACCCGGAAGGTCCAGACGGTGAGCCTGATCCGGTTGGATCGGGACGTGACATTCGCGAAACCTTTGGACGGATGGCAATGAACGATGCCGAAACAGTCGCGCTCGTTGCGGGGGGACATACCTTTGGCAAGTGTCACGGTGCGGGCGAGGCAACGCATGTGGGGGCTGAACCTGGGGGCGCTACGGTCATCGATCAGGGACTTGGCTGGAAGAGTAGCTTCAACACGGGGGTCGGGGTCGATGCGATCACCAGCGGGATTGAAGGCGCATGGACTCCCACTCCAACCCAGTGGGACAATACCTATCTCGAAACCCTGTTTAAATACGACTGGGAACTAACGAAGAGTCCTGCGGGTGCTTGGCAATGGAAGCCAAAGGGAGACGCTGGGGCAGGTACGGTTCCCGATGCCCACGATCCGTCGAAGCGGCACGCCCCAATGATGACGACGGCAGACATGGCAATGCGGATGGACCCCATCTACGAGCCGATCGCACGCCATTACCTCGAACATCCTGATGAGTTTGCCGAAGCATTCGCCAAAGCATGGTTTAAGCTGACGCACCGCGACATGGGACCGCGATCGCGCTATCTCGGAGCGGAGGTTCCTGGGGAGGAATTCCTGTGGCAAGATCCCGTCCCCGCAGTTGACCATGAGCTGGTTGATGAGCAGGACATTGCTGCGCTTAAAGCCAAGCTTCTTGCTTCAGGGCTATCTGTTTCCCAACTCGTTTCGACTGCTTGGGCATCAGCATCAACCTTCCGCTGTTCCGATATGCGCGGTGGAGCAAACGGGGCACGCATTCGTCTTGCACCCCAGAAAGACTGGGAAGTCAACCAGCCAGAGCAGTTGGCAACGGTGCTGCAAACCCTGGAGGGAATTCAGCAGGAGTTTAACAGCTCGCAGTCTGGCGGGAAACGGGTTTCGATCGCAGACCTGATCGTACTGGGCGGCTGTGCGGCGATTGAGCAGGCAGCAAAGAACGCTGGATACGACGTGACAGTTCCCTTCAAGCCAGGACGCACGGACGCGCTGCAAGAGCAAACGGATGTGGAGTCCTTCGCCGTACTCGAACCGACGGCAGACGGGTTCCGTAACTACACAAGCGGCAAACACAGCGAATCGCTCGAAGAGTTGCTGGTGGATCGGGCACAGTTGCTGAGCCTATCCGCACCTCAGATGACGGTTCTGCTGGGCGGCTTGCGTGTCCTGGGTGCAAACTTTAAAGGATATCAGCACGGCGTCTTCACCCATCATCCAGAGACATTGACCAATGACTTCTTCGTAAACCTGCTCGACCTGGGCACAACGTGGAAGGCGACTTCTGAAGAGGAATATGAGTTTGAGGGGAGCGATCGCAGAACGGGGGAACTCAAGTGGACGGCTACCCGGGTTGACCTCATCTTCGGCTCGAATTCTCAGCTCCGTGCCCTCGCGGAAGTTTACGGAAGTACGGACTCGCAGCAGAAATTTGTGAATGATTTTGTGGCGGCATGGGACAAGGTAATGAACCTCGATCGCTATGACCTCCGCGTCGTCCAAGCAAAAAGCGCTTCGAGGGGCTTCTAA
- a CDS encoding pentapeptide repeat-containing protein has translation MNAQELLQRYAAGERDFNTTDLSGIQLREADLSGSSLKNAILFEADLSGANLIDVNLNGVILRQANLTEVCLAGAKLAGANLSETKLIKADLSGANLWRAVLRRSILHGANLNRANLHEADLTEAILTQTTLNGADLTHTNLSGANLTGANLRWVNGAEAKLVRSQLRGADLERANFSKAIFVEADLGRANLSAANFSGANLDCASLDGANLTGANLTQANLINAKLMLASMRGAKLDKAELTHSNLTEADLSWASLRGTNLSAATLHKAVLADVDLRTAILRGADLSDAWVDLISVSEANLAWVTLPSGLQRPE, from the coding sequence ATGAACGCTCAAGAACTCCTGCAACGCTATGCCGCAGGAGAACGGGATTTTAATACAACAGATTTAAGTGGCATTCAGCTCCGTGAAGCTGATCTCAGCGGATCTAGCTTGAAAAACGCCATCCTGTTTGAAGCAGATCTGAGCGGAGCCAATCTGATTGATGTCAATCTAAACGGTGTAATTTTAAGGCAAGCTAATCTGACGGAAGTTTGTCTCGCTGGCGCTAAATTAGCCGGGGCTAATCTGTCAGAGACGAAACTGATCAAGGCAGATTTAAGTGGAGCAAACCTGTGGAGAGCAGTGCTGAGAAGATCGATTCTCCACGGTGCAAACCTGAATCGAGCAAACTTGCATGAAGCAGATTTGACAGAAGCGATCTTAACCCAAACGACTCTAAACGGAGCAGATTTAACCCACACCAATTTGAGTGGCGCAAATTTGACGGGAGCAAATCTGAGGTGGGTGAATGGTGCAGAAGCAAAGCTCGTGCGATCGCAGTTGCGGGGTGCCGACCTGGAGCGAGCAAATTTCAGCAAAGCGATCTTCGTGGAAGCCGATTTGGGCAGAGCCAACCTCAGTGCTGCCAATTTCAGCGGAGCCAATCTTGATTGTGCCAGTCTGGATGGCGCAAATTTAACTGGGGCAAACCTGACTCAAGCTAATCTCATTAATGCCAAGTTGATGCTTGCATCGATGAGAGGAGCCAAGTTAGACAAAGCAGAGTTAACTCACTCCAATTTGACGGAAGCAGATTTGAGTTGGGCAAGCTTACGGGGAACAAACTTGAGTGCAGCAACGCTACACAAAGCCGTACTGGCGGATGTCGATTTGAGGACTGCAATCTTGCGAGGAGCCGACTTGAGCGATGCTTGGGTTGATCTGATCTCTGTGAGTGAAGCAAATTTAGCATGGGTAACTCTACCCTCCGGGCTACAGCGACCAGAATAG
- a CDS encoding Fur family transcriptional regulator produces the protein MAPHLKSYEDCLAYCAQQGMRLSKQRQFILKLLWNTDEHLSARAIYDRLNQQNAKVGHTSVYQNLDALARAGAIERVERAEGCLYSHQTLPHSHVHCLEDGSLFDVVVALPSDLVTAIELQTGLKVIDYRIEFFAYREEK, from the coding sequence ATGGCTCCTCATCTAAAATCCTATGAGGATTGTTTGGCATATTGTGCTCAACAAGGAATGCGGCTGAGTAAGCAACGCCAGTTCATTCTTAAGCTACTGTGGAATACGGATGAGCACTTGTCTGCCAGAGCTATCTATGACCGTCTCAATCAGCAAAATGCAAAGGTCGGTCACACATCGGTTTATCAAAATCTGGACGCTTTAGCGCGGGCGGGTGCTATTGAACGGGTGGAGCGAGCAGAAGGGTGTCTCTACAGCCATCAAACCCTTCCTCATTCTCATGTTCATTGTTTAGAGGATGGAAGTTTATTTGACGTAGTAGTGGCGTTGCCATCCGACCTTGTGACGGCTATAGAATTACAGACTGGACTGAAGGTAATCGATTATCGGATTGAGTTTTTTGCCTATAGAGAAGAAAAATAA
- a CDS encoding cation:proton antiporter, with translation MVWITSNLLSIGTGLVPTGLSWASPSLPTLAMASPENAPIVLSGVLLSLVIIYLASKLGGEISKALDFPPVLGELIGGVLVGASAFHLLVFPESGAQATDSLLMPVLQWVGGLTPEAVTEVFESQSEIISLLAELGVIILLFEIGLESNLHELQKVGYQAALVACVGVAVPFAAGTVGLMMLFHVAAIPAIFAGAALTATSIGITSKVLSELGRLKSREGQIIVGAAVIDDVLGIIVLAVVASLAKTGEVDVMNVIYLIISATGFLLGAILFGKFFNQAFVTIVDKLQTRGKLVIPALIFAFLMAFLANAIHLEAILGAFAAGLVLDETDRRKELDQQIIPIADILVPIFFVTVGAKADLGVLNPAVAANREGLVIATFLIGVAIIGKVVTGWAVFGQPGINRLAIGVGMIPRGEVGLVFAGIGSASGVLSKPLEAGIITMVILTTFLAPPFLRVAFGQSAESEPVVESIALEGEPQTLQ, from the coding sequence ATGGTTTGGATTACATCCAATCTGCTTTCGATTGGCACAGGTTTAGTACCGACAGGGTTATCCTGGGCGAGTCCTAGCTTGCCCACTCTGGCAATGGCATCCCCTGAAAATGCTCCGATCGTTTTATCGGGGGTGCTGCTGAGTTTGGTGATTATTTACTTGGCTAGTAAGCTGGGCGGTGAAATTTCAAAAGCCTTAGATTTTCCGCCTGTATTAGGTGAACTGATTGGCGGTGTTCTGGTTGGCGCTTCAGCGTTCCATCTGCTGGTGTTTCCAGAGAGCGGCGCACAGGCAACCGATTCCCTGCTGATGCCCGTTTTGCAGTGGGTTGGGGGCTTAACCCCTGAAGCCGTGACCGAAGTGTTCGAGTCGCAAAGCGAGATTATTTCGCTGCTGGCAGAACTGGGCGTGATTATTCTGCTGTTTGAAATTGGCTTGGAGTCTAATCTGCACGAGTTGCAGAAGGTGGGCTATCAGGCGGCACTGGTTGCCTGTGTCGGGGTAGCAGTTCCTTTTGCCGCAGGCACGGTCGGGCTGATGATGCTGTTTCACGTTGCTGCCATTCCTGCAATTTTTGCCGGGGCAGCGTTGACGGCGACCAGCATTGGCATTACCTCGAAAGTGCTGTCGGAGCTGGGGCGGCTGAAATCACGGGAAGGACAGATTATTGTCGGTGCGGCAGTCATTGATGATGTGCTGGGGATTATTGTTCTCGCCGTAGTTGCCAGCCTGGCTAAAACGGGTGAAGTCGATGTGATGAACGTGATTTATCTCATCATCAGTGCGACAGGTTTTCTGCTGGGCGCAATCCTGTTTGGCAAGTTCTTTAATCAGGCATTTGTAACGATCGTAGATAAGCTGCAAACGCGCGGAAAACTGGTCATCCCTGCCCTGATCTTTGCATTTCTGATGGCGTTTCTGGCAAATGCAATTCACCTGGAAGCAATTTTGGGGGCATTCGCAGCAGGGTTAGTTTTGGACGAGACCGATCGCCGCAAAGAACTCGATCAGCAAATCATTCCGATCGCCGATATTCTGGTTCCGATCTTCTTTGTGACGGTAGGGGCAAAGGCGGATCTGGGCGTCCTGAATCCGGCGGTTGCTGCAAACCGGGAAGGCTTGGTGATTGCGACTTTTCTGATCGGAGTGGCGATTATCGGTAAGGTTGTGACCGGATGGGCAGTCTTTGGACAACCTGGGATCAACCGTCTGGCGATCGGGGTAGGCATGATTCCGCGGGGTGAAGTGGGTCTGGTGTTTGCCGGAATTGGATCTGCCAGTGGCGTGTTGAGTAAACCGCTGGAAGCAGGCATTATTACAATGGTAATTCTGACCACATTCCTGGCACCGCCCTTCCTGCGTGTAGCATTCGGGCAATCCGCCGAGTCAGAGCCGGTTGTTGAGTCGATAGCGCTGGAGGGCGAACCTCAGACTCTACAGTAA
- a CDS encoding YoaK family protein, producing the protein MTTIPQRKAAFELSAFLISDGPAGFLLSWVAGFVDTSAFIILFGIFTAHVTGNIALAGSSFVSADQETTATRLLMLPTFVVTVALTSLLARYARRNQWSVFAVLLTAEAIALGIFLIIGVSLSPALLLDVQEEYILPIGMSGVVAMAIQNALMKESHGVFKSYIPTTVMTGNTTQLTIDLVQWISAKLTRDDRAKREAEEALERISRFVPVIAGFALGGLAAAVFILVSESWWSLIFPLVIIAMLAIAAYVQHSRSSIA; encoded by the coding sequence ATGACCACAATTCCGCAGCGCAAGGCGGCATTTGAGTTGAGTGCTTTTCTAATCAGCGATGGACCTGCTGGATTTCTATTAAGCTGGGTTGCAGGCTTTGTGGATACGTCAGCATTCATTATTTTGTTTGGCATCTTTACCGCCCACGTAACGGGAAACATTGCCCTTGCCGGATCATCGTTTGTTAGCGCCGATCAGGAAACCACTGCCACTCGTTTATTAATGCTGCCAACCTTTGTGGTGACGGTTGCGCTCACTTCCCTGCTGGCACGATATGCCCGTCGCAATCAGTGGTCTGTTTTTGCTGTTCTGCTTACGGCTGAGGCGATCGCCCTGGGTATTTTTTTGATTATTGGTGTCAGCCTCTCTCCTGCCCTGCTGCTTGATGTTCAGGAGGAATACATTCTGCCAATTGGAATGTCTGGCGTCGTAGCAATGGCAATTCAGAATGCCTTGATGAAAGAATCTCATGGAGTATTTAAAAGCTACATTCCCACAACCGTTATGACGGGCAACACGACCCAGCTCACGATCGATCTGGTGCAGTGGATCAGCGCAAAACTGACTCGCGACGATCGGGCAAAGCGGGAAGCCGAAGAAGCTCTGGAGCGGATCAGCCGATTTGTCCCTGTAATTGCTGGTTTTGCCCTGGGTGGATTAGCGGCAGCGGTGTTCATTCTGGTGTCGGAGTCCTGGTGGAGTCTGATCTTTCCACTGGTCATTATTGCAATGCTAGCGATCGCCGCTTACGTTCAACATAGTCGGTCTTCGATTGCCTGA